ACCGGCCGGACCGTCGCCGTGGTCGTCACCGACACCGCCGGCCGGGCCTGGCGCCACGGCCAGACCGACCTGGCCGTCGGCGCCGCGGGCCTGCAGGTCATGGAGGAGTACGCCGGCCGTCGCGACCACCACGGCAACGACCTCGTCGTCACCGCCCCGGCCGTCGCCGACGAGCTCGCGGGTGCCGCCGAGCTCGTCCAGGGCAAGCTCGGCGGCCGGCCGTTCGCCGTCGTGCGTGGCCGGGCCGACCTGGTGCTGCCGGCCGAGGACCACGGGCCGGGGGCGGTCGCGCTGGTGCGCGAGGAGGACCAGGACATGTTCGGCTTCGGGGCGCGGGAGGCCGTGGTCCGGGCGCTCACCGCCGACCCCGCGGACCGGGGCGGGTTCGGCGCCCCGGCACCGCGTGACGACCTCGCCGAGGCGGTCGGGCTCGTGACCGGCGTACGCCCGACGGAGGAGGGCGACGGCCTCGCGTGCGCCGGAGCCGCGGAGGTGCTGCGAGCACTGGCGTTCGCCCACGGCTGGGAGGTCGGCCCGACCGAATCCGGAGGCATGACCGTGCTGCTCCCCTCCGGTCCGTAGACTCTGCCCGACGTCCCCCGATCACACGAGTCCCAGACGAGGTAGCCGCACCGTGGCCAAGCCCGCCAAGTCCAAGTCCACGAAGTCGACCAAGGCCGAGAAGTCCGAGCGCCAGGCCAAGATCGACGCGATCCGCAGCCAGCAGAAGGGCTCGGAGCGTCGTCGTGGCTTCATGATCGTCGGCGTGTGCGCCGTGATCGCGCTGCTGATCGTCGCCTACCCGATCTACGGGATCATCTCCGACCGGCAGGCCCTCACGGAGTTCGAGGACATGAACCTCCAGTCGATCGGCGCCCCCGCGTCGGCGTGCCAGGACGTCGAGACCAAGACCGCCACGGGCAGCCAGGACCACGTCTCGCCCGGCACCGACATCCCCTACGAGGACGCGCCGCCGGCCTACGGCACCCACTACGACGTCTGGGACGGGATCGAGCGCAAGTTCTACGCCGCCGGTGACCGGCCCGACGTGGGCGAGCTGGTCCACAACCTCGAGCACGGCTACACGCTGCTCTGGTACGACGAGACCATCGCCGACGACGACGAGGCCCTCGACACCCTGCGTGGCCTGTCCTCGAAGTTCACCGACGACGACAACTTCCGCAACAAGTTCAAGGTCGTCCCGTGGACGTCCGAGGACGGCGGCGCCTTCCCCGAGGGCCAGCACATCGCGATGACCCACTGGTCGGTCGGCGGCGACGGTGACCCGTCGGGCGAGCAGACGGGCGTCTGGCAGTACTGCTCCGAGCCCAGCGGCGCGGCGCTCGAGGACTTCATGACCGAGTACCCCTACACCGACTCCCCGGAGCCGGACGCCATCTGACCAAGGGCGGACCGCTCAGAGCAGACCGTCGTGGCCGGACTCGCGGAGTCCGGCCACGACGTCCTTCACCTGCTGGGCGTGCTCGCGGGTCGTGACCAGCAGCGCGTCGGGGGTGTCCACGACGACCACGTCGTCGAGGCCGACCACGGCCACCACCCTCCCGGACCCGGGCACGACCAGGCCCGTGGCCCCATGTGCGCGCACCAGGTCGGCGTCGCCGAGCACCGTGAGCGCCCCGGTGTCCAGCAGCGACGCGAGGGAGTCGAAGTCACCGATGTCGTCCCAGCCGAGGTCGGCCGGGACCACCGCCACGCGCCCCGCCGCGGCCGCCGGCTCGGCCACCGCGTGGTCCACCGCGATCCTGGGCAGCAGCGGCCACAGCTCGGCCAGCCGCTCCGGCGACGCGGCGATCGTCCGGAGCCGCCCGGCGAAGTCGGGGTCCTGCTCGGCGAGCAGGTCCAGCAGCACGGTCGGCCGGGCGACGAACATGCCGGCGTTCCACCGGTGGTCGCCGCCGGTGAGGAGGCCCTCGGCCACCTCGGCGGTCGGCTTCTCCACGAACGACGCCACCCGGTGGACGCCGTCGTGGCCGGGCAGCGCGTCCCCCAGCCTGATGTAGCCGAACCCGGTCGCCGCAGAGGTCGGCGTGATGCCCAGCGTCACCAGCCACCCGTCGTACGCCGCGGCGACGGCCTGCCGCACGGCGGCCTCGAAGGCGCCGGTGTCGGCGATGACGTGGTCGGCGGCGAACGAGCCCATGACCGCCTGGGGATCGCGCCGCTCGACCACCGCGGCGGCCAGGCCGATCGCGGCCATCGAGTCGCGGGGCGACGGCTCGGCGAGCACCGACCCGACCCCGAGGCCGGTGAGCTGCTCCCGGACCGCCTCGCGGTGCACCTCCCCCGTCACCACCAGCACCCGGTCGCCCGACAGCGGCGCGAGCCGGTCGACGGTCCCCTGCAGCAGCGACCGGCCGGTGCCGGTGAGGTCGTGGAGGAACTTCGGCGAGCCGCTGCGCGAGAGCGGCCACAGCCGGGTGCCGGCGCCGCCTGCCGGGATCACGGACCAGAAGTGCTCGAGCGTCGGCATGGGTGGAACCCTAGGGGGATGACCACCTTCGCCACGATCCTGTCCCGGCTGCTGCGTGCGGATCCCGGCCGGCCGTTGGTCACCTTCTACGACCACGCCTCGGGAGAGCGGACCGAGCTGTCGGTGGCGACGTACGCCAACTGGGTGGCCAAGACGGCCTCGCTGCTCGTCGAGGAGCACGACCTCGAGCGCGGTCAGGTGGCCCGGATCGACCTGCCCACCCACTGGCTGGGCCCGGTCTGGCTGGGGGCCGCGTGGACCGTGGGCCTGCGGGTCGTCCTCGACGACGAGGGACCGGAGCCCGACCTGGTGCTGACCGGCCCCGAGGGCCTGCCGCGGTGGGCGCCGCTCGCCGGGGACGCCGTGGTGATCGCCTCCGCCCTGCACCCACTGGGCCTGCGCTTCACCGACCCGCTGCCCGTGGGCGTGCACGACTTCGGTGCCGACGTGTGGAGCCAGCCGGACGCCTTCGTCCCCTACGACCCGCCCGGCCCGGACGACGCCGCGCTCGGCGACCTCACGCAGCAGCAGGTGTGGGAGACGGCCGCCGGCGGGAGTCTCCTCACCGACGGCGGCCGCCTCCTCAGCAGTGCGAACCCGGCTTCCCCTTCCGGGTTCCCCTGCCTCACCGAGCCGCTCGTCCGAGACGGGTCGGTGGTCCTGGTGGCCCACCCCGACCCGGACAGGGTCGGGGCGACCTACGACGCCGAGCGCGCGACCGCCCGGGCCTGACCTCAGCCCCCGAGGTCGTAGGCGACGCCCTCCCCGAGGTACTGCGGCTCGCCGTAGCCCCGCTTGGCGCCGTCGAGCCGGTAGAGGTGGCCGCTCCTGTCGCGGGCCACCAGGTCGGCAGCACCGCGTCCGCGCAGGTCGTCCACCCCCACGACCCAGGTGTAGCTCGTTCCCAGCCTCGGACGGGAGAGCGCACCCTCCGCGACCTCGACGGGCTCCCCCGCGGCGAGCCGCTCGGTGCCGTTGCCCGGCCAGACCGTGGTCTGGCCCGCGGCGGTCCGGCCCACGAGGTCGTGGCGCTTGTCGCCCGTCACGTCCGGGACGACCCGGAGGTCCGTGACCGTCCGGAAGGGTCGCTTGCCGCCGATCCAGACCGGGTCCGCCAGCCGGCCCGCACCGTTGCCGCGGTAGAGCCACAGCGACCCGATCCTGCGGCGCTCGATGACGTCGCCGTCCCCGTCGCCGTCGAAGTCCCCGGCGTGGAGGAGCAGGTTGCTCCGTCCGAAGCCCTGGCCGGTGTCGAGGGGCCGGCCGGTGTGGAAGGTGCCCTTGTTTTGGAGCACCACCAGCGAGCCGTCGGGCCGGGTCGCCACCAGGTCCGGCGCCTCGTCACCGGTCACCTGACCGGCGCCGCTGACCATGGCCACGTCGGAGGGGCCACGCACCGGCCCGAGCGCCGGGCCGAGGGTGCCGTCCCCCCTGCCCGGGAGGACCACCAGGGCCTGGTCGGTCCGTCGCGCGACCAGGTCGGGCACCGCGTCGCCGGTGTAGTCGGTGCCGCCGGAGAACCAGTCGTAGCCGGACCAGTCGCCGGCCACCCGGACGCGTGCGGCGAAGTCGCCACCCCCCTGCCCGCGGAGGAGCGACAGCCGGTCGCGACGGTCGCGACCCCACAGGTCCGTGAGCCCGTCACCGGTGACGTCGCCGGCCGCGACGAGCTGCTGCAGCCCCCGCAGGCCGGTGTCGCCGGCGACGGCCGTGACGGTTCCGCGGGACGTCCCCAGGAAGGTCACCAGCCTGCCCGCGGACCGACCGACGAAGTCCGGGGAGCCGTCGCCGTCCAGGTCCCCGGTCGCGGCGACCAGGTCGTGTCCGCGGAACCGCGGGAACCGGGCGCTCACGTCACCGAAGCCGCCGGACGCGAGGGCGGGGCGCACCTCGAGGCTGCCGGAGTCGTCGAAGGTGACCAGGTCGACCCGACCGTCCCCGGTCAGGTCCGGTGCGGCGAGCACCGTCCGCGTCGCCCAGCCCGACTCGTCGAGCACCGTGGGGGCCAGGAAGGACGCGAGCCCACCGGTCGGCAGGATCATGCCGCGACCGTCCGAGGCGCGGCGGACGACCAGGTCCGGGTAGGGGGCGCCCGCGAGGTCGGAGTCGACCTGCCCGAGCTCGATCCCCGGGGCCTCCGGCTCGGACGCGGCCGCGGCGTAGGTGCGGATGGCGGGCAGCTTCGCGTACAGGTTGCGCCCCGGGCAGGCGGTCGAGTCGGCGTCGCGGTGCCCGTTGATCGCCTTGAACGTCGTGCCGTTCACGTTCTGCGAGGTGTCCAGCGGGTCGATGCCGTGGAGACCCAGCTTCCAGGCGAAGAGGCTCCCGTACGCCTCGAGCATCACCTCGGGCGCCTGGGCCGTCTCGAAGTTGCCGATCGCCGACATGGCGAACGAGTCGCCGTTGTAGCCGTAGGTGTGGGCACCGACCACGGCCCGGGCCACGCCCCCGTGGCGGCCCTCCCAGATTCGGCCGAACTTGTCGACCAGGAAGTTGTAGCCGATGTCGCTCCAGCCCCGCGAGCGGGTGTGGTACGCGTAGATGCTGCGGATGATGCCCGGGACCTCGTCCCGGGTGTAGTCGTTGCCGTTGACGGTGTGGTGGACGAAACCGGCGCTGATCGTCCCGTAGCTCGGTGAGCCGTCCCGCATCCGCTCGTCGGCGCCCCACTGCTCGCGCGAGTAGATGGTGGGCCGGGGCGCGGAGGTCGTCGCTGCCTGCAGCGAGATCGCGTCGGGGTCGCCGGCCGCCGTCGCCGGTGCCTCCGCGGCGTCGAGCTCGGGGGCCAGGGCCGGCTCCTCCGTCGCCACGCGGTCGGCGTCTCCCGGGGACACCACGGCCAGCGACATGTCGTGCGGCAGCTCCTCGTCCGCGACCACACGGGTCTGGACCAGGTCGACCTCGCCGACGAGAAGCGGGTCGGTACCGGGGCGTGCCTCCCGGCCCTCGTCGCTCCCGGGGTCGGGAGCGTGGTCGTAGTGGTACTCCAGGTCGGTCCACCCTCCCCAGCGGCCACCGGTCGACGTCCGCACCTGCAGCTCGATCCGGTCGTCCTCAACCTGGTCGTCGTGCGACCAGGTGACGCCCACCGCGCCGTAGCCCTCGAGCGGCTGCGGCCGGCTCAGCACCTCCGTACGCCCGGCCGTCGCCGTCCGTGGGGAGGCCCCGGGCGCCGCGTCGGCCTCGGCCGTCAGCGGCACCTCCCTCACCTCCGGCTCCACGCTGCCGATGGGGACCCTGGACGGCTTCGGCGCCCGCGGAGCGTGCTCGACCGTCACCGGCCGGTCGAGCAGCCGTGGCCCCACGGCCGACGGCTCGGGGGTGTGGACGACGTCGAGGGAGACGACCGAGGCCGCCGGACTCAGGACGGCCAGGACGGCACCCAGGGCCAGCAGCTGCTGGCACGAGGTGACGAAGTGGGCCTTGCAAGGACGCATCGTGGGCTACTCCAGTGTGCGGGGGAAGATTCACACGAGTAGCAACTTTCACAACAGTCACACGGCTCCGCAAGCGAAACTGAGTAACTACAAATGTGTAATTTCCAGTCGACACGCCGGGGTGTTCGAGAAATCCGCCGGACGACTGCTGGGCTCGGGCGACGAGTCCGCGTTCAGTCCTCGCTGCCGAGGCCCTCGTCGTCGTCGCCGTCCTCGCCCTCGTCGTAGTGGAGGACCTTGATCCCCTGGTCGACGCCGCCGTCGAAGGTCAGCTTGCCCTTCTCGAGCACGAGGACCCGGTCGCAGAGCTGGCGCACCGCACCCGGGGAGTGGCTGACGAAGAAGATCGTCGTTCCGTTCTCGCGGATCTCACGCATCCGCTGCTTGCACTTGCGCTTGAACGGCCGGTCCCCGACCGCCAGCGCCTCGTCGGCGATGAAGATGTCGGACTCGACGTGGATCGCCACCGCGAAGCCCAGGCGCGACTTCATGCCGGAGCTGTAGTAGACGACGGGCGTGTCGATGAACTTGCCGAGGTCGGCGAACTCGATGATGTCGTCGAGCTTGCGACGCGTCTCGGCCTCGCTCATCCCGAGGATGGCCGCGTTGAGCCAGAGGTTGTCACGACCGCTCATCTGCGGCTGGAAGCCGGCACCGGTGGCGATCAGGCCGGCGATCCGGCCGCGGGTCAGGACGCTGCCGCTGTCGGGCTGCATCACGCCGCTGATCATCTTCAGCAGCGTCGACTTCCCGGAGCCGTTCAGGCCCATCACGCCCACCGACTCGCCCCGGCCGACGGTGAAGGACACGTCCTCGACGGCGTTGAACCGGTCGTGGGTCTTCTGGCCGCGCGCTCTCGCGAGCGCGATCTGCTTGATGGACCGGTGGTACTGCATGGTGAAGGTCTTGGTGGCGTTCTCCACCTCGATGTACGTCGCCATCAGAGGCGCTCCGGTACCCGGCGCTCGAGCCTGCTGAACCACACCTGCGCGAGCCCGAGGAAGACGAACGAGAGCGCCAGCATGATCCAGCCGCGCGGGAACAGGTCCGCCGGCAGGTCGGTGAGGACGGTCGCCTCCGGGTCGCTGGTGGTCCCGACCCAGAAGCAGCGCTGCATCAGCAGCACGGCCTCGGCGATGGGGTTGAGGAGGTAGACGTCCGCGACCCACGGGATCGACGAGAAGCGGTCCTCCACCATCGAGAACGGGTAGATCATCGGCACGCTGAAGGTCACGAACTGGGTGAGCGTCTGCACCACCTTGCCGAAGTCTCGGAAGAACACGTTGGCCACGCTGAAGAGCAGCGCCAGCGCCAGCCCGAGCACGGCGATGATCGCCAGCGCCAGGAACCCGGCGACCAGGCCCATGGGATCGGGGCTCCAGCCCAGGAGCATGCTGGCCACCAGCGTGATCACGAGCATCGGGATGGTGTGCCAGAAGGCGACCAGCATCGTGGCGACCGGGAAGAGCTCGCGCGGCATCGGCAGCTTGATGATCAGCCCGCGGTTGCTCACCAGCGACTTCGTGCCGCCGTTGAAGGTCTCGGTGAAGAAGTGGACGACGACCATCCCGCAGACCAGGTGGATGGCGAAGTTCTCCATGTTGCCACCGCGCCCGATGAGCACCTGGAACACGAAGTAGAACATCAGGAACCGGACGAACGGCTGCAGGTAGCTCCAGAACCAGCCCAGGAACGTGCCCTGGTAGCGGGACTGGACGGTGCTGTGGACCAGCAGCTTCAGCAGGTAGCGCCTGCGGAAGACCTCGAGCAGCCCGTTGTTGCCGCTGGGCGCAGCCAGCGGCGGCAGCGGCTTCGCGGCCTCGGTGCTAGTCGTCATGCCCGTCGCCGTCCATCCAGGGCGCGAACGTCCGCTCCCACGCCTCCGGGGAGGTGATCTCCGGCAGCGCGGTGCGGTACTGCTCGGCCAGGTCGTCCCAGTCCGCCGCCAGTCGGCGGTGGATCGCGACGGTGCGCTTGAGCAGGTCGAAGAACTTCTCGCGGTCGCGGCGGTAGAACGCCGCCGCGGTGCCGTCGGGCATCGAGACGACCGCGGAGTCGTAGCGGGCGATCTTGTGCCAGCGGGCGTCCTGGGCCATCACCTCGGCCTCGGGGTGCTCCACCGAGAGCTCGCGGGGCTTGCGCAGCTGGCGCAGCGGCTGCAGCAGCGCCTGGACCGTCGCGGCCCGCCCGGAGATCACCGGGGAGGCCTCCTTGCCCTTGCGGGGCAGCTTGTGGCGCTTGACCTCGGGGAACGCGCTCGGGTCGGAGACCAGCGTCGCGTCGTCGTACCCCTTCACGATCTCCTTGATCGTCGGGAGCGTCGTGGGCAGCACCTCGTGGAGCTTGTGCGGACCGGCCAGCACGTCCTCGAGCGCCCGGTGGCGCAGCTCCACGGTGGAGTACTGCATCGACACCAGGTGCTTGACCTGGTGGTTGAAGCTCTCGCGGAGCAGCCGGCCGCCCCGCGGGTACGGCGAGTGCAGCAGCGCCGCGATGACGCGGTTGCGGACGTGGAAGTAGGACTGCCAGTCCAGGGCGTCGTTCTTGTCGGTCCACGGCACGTGCCAGACCGCCGCCCCCGGGAAGGTGACCGTGGGGTAGCCCGCGGCCTTGGCCCGCAGGCCGTACTCGGAGTCGTCCCACTTGATGAAGATCGGCAGCGAGAGACCGATGTCGGAGATCACCTCGGCGGGGATCAGGCACATGAACCAGCCGTTGTAGTCGACGTCGATGCGCGCGTGGAGCCACCGCGTCGACCGCAGGTTGCGGTCGCCGAAGTCCCAGCCGGCGAAGACGCCGGGGGCCGAGCCCCACCAGAAGGTGTACGGCTCGACCTTCTCGCCGAAGCTGTGCAGCTGG
This genomic interval from Nocardioides euryhalodurans contains the following:
- a CDS encoding ABC transporter ATP-binding protein, which produces MATYIEVENATKTFTMQYHRSIKQIALARARGQKTHDRFNAVEDVSFTVGRGESVGVMGLNGSGKSTLLKMISGVMQPDSGSVLTRGRIAGLIATGAGFQPQMSGRDNLWLNAAILGMSEAETRRKLDDIIEFADLGKFIDTPVVYYSSGMKSRLGFAVAIHVESDIFIADEALAVGDRPFKRKCKQRMREIRENGTTIFFVSHSPGAVRQLCDRVLVLEKGKLTFDGGVDQGIKVLHYDEGEDGDDDEGLGSED
- a CDS encoding mannose-1-phosphate guanylyltransferase; translation: MPTLEHFWSVIPAGGAGTRLWPLSRSGSPKFLHDLTGTGRSLLQGTVDRLAPLSGDRVLVVTGEVHREAVREQLTGLGVGSVLAEPSPRDSMAAIGLAAAVVERRDPQAVMGSFAADHVIADTGAFEAAVRQAVAAAYDGWLVTLGITPTSAATGFGYIRLGDALPGHDGVHRVASFVEKPTAEVAEGLLTGGDHRWNAGMFVARPTVLLDLLAEQDPDFAGRLRTIAASPERLAELWPLLPRIAVDHAVAEPAAAAGRVAVVPADLGWDDIGDFDSLASLLDTGALTVLGDADLVRAHGATGLVVPGSGRVVAVVGLDDVVVVDTPDALLVTTREHAQQVKDVVAGLRESGHDGLL
- a CDS encoding FG-GAP-like repeat-containing protein; amino-acid sequence: MRPCKAHFVTSCQQLLALGAVLAVLSPAASVVSLDVVHTPEPSAVGPRLLDRPVTVEHAPRAPKPSRVPIGSVEPEVREVPLTAEADAAPGASPRTATAGRTEVLSRPQPLEGYGAVGVTWSHDDQVEDDRIELQVRTSTGGRWGGWTDLEYHYDHAPDPGSDEGREARPGTDPLLVGEVDLVQTRVVADEELPHDMSLAVVSPGDADRVATEEPALAPELDAAEAPATAAGDPDAISLQAATTSAPRPTIYSREQWGADERMRDGSPSYGTISAGFVHHTVNGNDYTRDEVPGIIRSIYAYHTRSRGWSDIGYNFLVDKFGRIWEGRHGGVARAVVGAHTYGYNGDSFAMSAIGNFETAQAPEVMLEAYGSLFAWKLGLHGIDPLDTSQNVNGTTFKAINGHRDADSTACPGRNLYAKLPAIRTYAAAASEPEAPGIELGQVDSDLAGAPYPDLVVRRASDGRGMILPTGGLASFLAPTVLDESGWATRTVLAAPDLTGDGRVDLVTFDDSGSLEVRPALASGGFGDVSARFPRFRGHDLVAATGDLDGDGSPDFVGRSAGRLVTFLGTSRGTVTAVAGDTGLRGLQQLVAAGDVTGDGLTDLWGRDRRDRLSLLRGQGGGDFAARVRVAGDWSGYDWFSGGTDYTGDAVPDLVARRTDQALVVLPGRGDGTLGPALGPVRGPSDVAMVSGAGQVTGDEAPDLVATRPDGSLVVLQNKGTFHTGRPLDTGQGFGRSNLLLHAGDFDGDGDGDVIERRRIGSLWLYRGNGAGRLADPVWIGGKRPFRTVTDLRVVPDVTGDKRHDLVGRTAAGQTTVWPGNGTERLAAGEPVEVAEGALSRPRLGTSYTWVVGVDDLRGRGAADLVARDRSGHLYRLDGAKRGYGEPQYLGEGVAYDLGG
- the cofE gene encoding coenzyme F420-0:L-glutamate ligase encodes the protein MTRLEVLAPDGIGEVRAGDDLAALLTALTTLEDGDVVLVTSKVVAKAEGRVVPGTREDALAGETARVVARRGPTTIVRTHHGLTLAAAGIDASNVAAGHVVLLPEDPDASARRLRERLAALTGRTVAVVVTDTAGRAWRHGQTDLAVGAAGLQVMEEYAGRRDHHGNDLVVTAPAVADELAGAAELVQGKLGGRPFAVVRGRADLVLPAEDHGPGAVALVREEDQDMFGFGAREAVVRALTADPADRGGFGAPAPRDDLAEAVGLVTGVRPTEEGDGLACAGAAEVLRALAFAHGWEVGPTESGGMTVLLPSGP
- a CDS encoding TIGR03089 family protein, coding for MTTFATILSRLLRADPGRPLVTFYDHASGERTELSVATYANWVAKTASLLVEEHDLERGQVARIDLPTHWLGPVWLGAAWTVGLRVVLDDEGPEPDLVLTGPEGLPRWAPLAGDAVVIASALHPLGLRFTDPLPVGVHDFGADVWSQPDAFVPYDPPGPDDAALGDLTQQQVWETAAGGSLLTDGGRLLSSANPASPSGFPCLTEPLVRDGSVVLVAHPDPDRVGATYDAERATARA
- a CDS encoding glycosyltransferase, which produces MSVTHTQTQAAADSTSKPGTARRLLQRQIMPAERDTDVIKLYVDPDPAALDADKFEIGHTRAAHEANAIATRIQNAAKGVSQIHPDQIESRTAYRVEHGETVSFGTYFNAFPASYWRRHTIVSEVRLTVRVRGEGAAVTVYRSLANGRSQRVDSATVEGSSGEFSFDLPLKPFVDGGWYWYDVVAADEDVVVESAEWTAEVPEDKAQHGTVTIGITTMNRQDFCAKLLVQLGESGHLEDYLDEVVVMEQGKDKVVGSEFFPEAEKALGGKLRIIEQGNIGGSGGFARAQYEGLKAGRSTYVMMLDDDVECETEGIVRAVTFGDLCRTTTIVGGHMFSIFQKTQLHSFGEKVEPYTFWWGSAPGVFAGWDFGDRNLRSTRWLHARIDVDYNGWFMCLIPAEVISDIGLSLPIFIKWDDSEYGLRAKAAGYPTVTFPGAAVWHVPWTDKNDALDWQSYFHVRNRVIAALLHSPYPRGGRLLRESFNHQVKHLVSMQYSTVELRHRALEDVLAGPHKLHEVLPTTLPTIKEIVKGYDDATLVSDPSAFPEVKRHKLPRKGKEASPVISGRAATVQALLQPLRQLRKPRELSVEHPEAEVMAQDARWHKIARYDSAVVSMPDGTAAAFYRRDREKFFDLLKRTVAIHRRLAADWDDLAEQYRTALPEITSPEAWERTFAPWMDGDGHDD
- a CDS encoding ABC transporter permease encodes the protein MTTSTEAAKPLPPLAAPSGNNGLLEVFRRRYLLKLLVHSTVQSRYQGTFLGWFWSYLQPFVRFLMFYFVFQVLIGRGGNMENFAIHLVCGMVVVHFFTETFNGGTKSLVSNRGLIIKLPMPRELFPVATMLVAFWHTIPMLVITLVASMLLGWSPDPMGLVAGFLALAIIAVLGLALALLFSVANVFFRDFGKVVQTLTQFVTFSVPMIYPFSMVEDRFSSIPWVADVYLLNPIAEAVLLMQRCFWVGTTSDPEATVLTDLPADLFPRGWIMLALSFVFLGLAQVWFSRLERRVPERL
- a CDS encoding DUF3105 domain-containing protein; this translates as MAKPAKSKSTKSTKAEKSERQAKIDAIRSQQKGSERRRGFMIVGVCAVIALLIVAYPIYGIISDRQALTEFEDMNLQSIGAPASACQDVETKTATGSQDHVSPGTDIPYEDAPPAYGTHYDVWDGIERKFYAAGDRPDVGELVHNLEHGYTLLWYDETIADDDEALDTLRGLSSKFTDDDNFRNKFKVVPWTSEDGGAFPEGQHIAMTHWSVGGDGDPSGEQTGVWQYCSEPSGAALEDFMTEYPYTDSPEPDAI